atgcacacctgagtagctcagttaagcgtccaactcttgattttggctcaggtcatgatctcagggttgagagaagAAGCCCTGCATAGGGGTCCagactaggcatggagcctgcttaagattctttctccccccggcccctcctcccttccctttcaagaaaacaaaaacaaaaccaaaaaaacccaaaaccaaaaaagccTGAGACCCAtatatatgctgcctataagagattcattttaggaatgcctggctggctcagtcagtagagcatgcaatctttgatctcaaggttgtgagttcaaacttCACACGGGGTGGAaggtttactttaaaaaaaaaaattatcctatgACTAGTAATCATGCTACTGGGTATTTtccaaaagaataagaaaacactaattcaaaaggacacatgcacctttatgtttattgaagcattatttacagttGTCCaactatggaagcaacccaagtatccatcaaaaATGgttaaagatgtggtgtgtgtgtgcgcatgtacacacacacacatacacacagtcagagaaagacaaataccatatgatttcactccatggaaaatttaagatacaaaagaaaacaaacaaacaaacaaacaaacaaaaaacagaaaaagagacataccaaaaaacagactcttaattataaagaacaaacagttaccagatgggaggtgagtggggaggaaTGGGTGATGTGGGTGAAGAGCattaagagtatacttaccttgacaagcactgagtaatatatatggacctactgaatcactatattatatacatgaaagtaatgttaactacactggaattaaataaaattttaaaaatgtgctgtttaaaaaaataaatggaaagctgtATATAAAGAAGAGAACCATCAGCAAAGTAAAATAATAGTCAACAAGTTGCTGAAGAAGATATTCGTAATGCATATAAACACCAAaggattatttctttcaaaagataaagACCTCTACaactcaaataagaaaaaataaacactctAAAGGAAATTTGGGAAAAGATATTGAAAGACAattcacaggggcacctgggtggctcagtcagttgagcaactgactcttgatttctgctcgggtcatgcatgatcttgtggttgtgggattgagcctgatgtcaggctctgcactggacacggagcctgcctgagattctctctccctctcccctgccctttcctcctctctcatgctctctctctcgctctaaaaagaagtaaataaataaaagataattcacagatgtggaaattggtttcaaagaaagaaaagaatttgaaacTAATAACCAATGCACACCTGAAAAAAGGTTCCAGCTCACTAataattaaggaaatacaaattagaatAATGGGATAAAATTTTAGCTCTATTAGATTGGCGAAAATGAAAAAGTTGGACAATATCAAGAATTGAGAAGGATGTGGAGCTGCAAAAATCTGTCATATTCTGTTGGTGGAAAAATAAATTGGTGCAATATCTTTGGGAAAGCAACTTAGTAAGATCTAGTAAAACTGAATATGTACAAATCCGAAAACCTAGCAATTCCTCTTTTAGATGTATGCACTAGAGAAATGTTGAGACACATCTACAAAGAGACACATACATAAAGGTTCACTGTAGCACTGTTTATGACAACAAATGattggaaataacccaaaatacccagcaagaaaacattaaattgtggtatattcatgcaatggaatactatacagctcACTTACATGTACCATGGTCTTTGTAGTTTTTGGTACTTAAAATATtccagtttaaaacaaaacaaaacaaaagctccagcccttattttaaatataatctgcTGGACTAGCTTCTATTCTGGACTGTACTATACACCCTCTTTTAAGTCATCATTTGTAATTACTTAATTTACAGCCATAAACATTCTCCCTTCGAAGTAGTGGAAGAATCAAGTTCCCTAATGATTGGCAATCTTAGCAACTGAAAGAGGGGCTTTAATATCACAATGTTATAGATGTTtcgtttttttacttttttattgtggcaaaatacacataacaaaatttaccaccttaaccatGATGAGTGTACGGTTCAGTATATTCACAGTATTGTGCAACCATCTACCTCCAGAAGTCTTCAtattgcaaaactgaaactttataccaaCAAAATAACTCCCATTTCTccttccccccatttttttttttttaggattttatttatttattcacaagagacacacagagagagagagagagagagagcggcagagacacaggcagagggagaagcaggctccatgcagggagcgtgatgtgggacttgatcctgggtctccaggatcatgccctgggctgaaggtggccctaaaccgctgagccacctgggctgccctccttcccccaaTCTAAGGCAACCATCACCAATATaaactttgtacccattaaacaatgattcctccttctcctctccttccattcCCTGGTAACCTCTAATTtactgtctctatgaatttgcctactcCAGGTACCTCATAAATGTAGAATCATACAATACTTGTTACTTCattactggcttatttcacttagcataatgtcctcaaggttatCCATATTATAagcatgtgtcagaatgtccttttttaaggctgaatgatatcCCATGGTATGTATATatcatgttttgtttatccattcgtccatggagggacacttgggttgcttctaccttgtggctatcatgaataattcTGCTGTGAACATGGATGTAGGAGTATCAGTATGAGTTCCTGCTTTCAAATCTGttgagtatatacccagaagtggaattgttggatcatatgggagttctaattttagtttttttaaggaactgcatactgttttctaaagtggctgcaacattttacattcccaatgACACTGTacaggttccaatttctccatggtcgtttaatattttttatgtgtgtgaaaTAAATTCAGGTCAGGTTAACTGATCTAAAACAAACTATTTCTTTACATATGGTAGacactcaaatattttattgaaatcaaTTCAACcatcagtaaatgtttattgaattaaattcaACATGTATTTGTTGAATTTCTACTATGCTGGTTCAGTATACAGGTATTATAAGGCACACAAAGATGAATAATGGTCTTTATTCTCAGGGAGTTTATAATCCAGTAGATCTAACAAGTATAAACTAAACTGAATGTATTGCATATTGTTAAATATCTAGGTATTAGAGGTAgacatttcttttattaacaATAAAACTACTGAGTACAACTTATATTTGCACAGATTTTTACCTGTTTGTTTGCAAACACAACCAGAGGAAGGATTGGGTTTGTTCCAATTAATTGATGAAGGTGTTTCTTAGCTTCAGGCAATCTGTTGTGATCTGCTGAATCCACCACAAAGATCAGCAGCAATCCTCTGGACAGGTACATTTCCCAATAAGAACGGAAAGGTTCACTGCCACCAACTACAGAGAAGAGTAGAGAAAGAAGACACCAAACACATTGCAGAAGCATCCACTGAGGAGGCAGGAAAAGCACTTTTAGATAACTTCCAAACACCGGACAGGTGTTCTGATAAAATACCACTGTGTTAGAGTGTATCCAATTCTGAGAATGACTGGAGACATGCTACTGGGGAAATTGGCTGGCAGAAATATCTACCCTCCACAAGTGGTGTAATCATTCTGGAACACAAAGGGTCAGCATAAAGACACTAGACACTCACCTTCTGGTCTGTAACACACATCGGCCATGTGGGCCACTGTCTATCTATCCGTTAAGCTCAGAAAATGTGAGTAGGTtactaaaataattcaaattggTGGGTTAAAACacatctttctctaaaataaatttgaaatggacTGAATTCACTGGCTAGCCTCACTTGCACAATCGTTTTCCTTTGTCAAAATCCCAGAACTAATTTATCCTATTAACACTGCACTAAGAGTTAATATGATCCTGTAGGCATTAAGGAATACATGCCtcagaaaaaaatgcctttaggttatttcattttgctgattCTTCCCAGAAGAAACTTActgataatgataataacataTACACAATgaactgagtttttatttttctcctagacCAGAGGTTGGCAACCCATGGCCCACAGTCTAAATCTGGCCCGTTGCCTGTTTTTGTAGCCCACGGACAAAGaatggatttttcatttttgaatgttggagggaaaaaagaataaattccatGGCACATGAACATCATATTGCATTTGGATTTCAGTGtctacaaaataaagttttatcagaacacaGACATATGGACTTGTTCACATATTGTCTATGGCCACTTCCATACTACAACAGAGTTTAGTAGTTGCATAGAGACCATGTGGTCCCCAAAGCCTAAATTAGCGCCACCTaaccctttacagaaaattttcAAGACCACTATTTtaggaatttaaacaaaacatttaaaatagtatcGGGAAAGGGTCTTGATTTGCCtgtcctttgtttcctttttacaGAACTAGGCTAATTCCCTAAAAAGTATTTTGtgttattaactttttaaaagaatgttgtATAATCTTCTAAGTCATATGGTTTTAACATATTTAGTTTAAGGATGAATGAACGTTTGAGTTGTTCCTCATTTTTTTGTGACACATGACATTTCACTCATATAGAGGTTTTTACCTTTTTGTTATTAACTTCTAACTTAACTACAATGCAAACAACATGGTTTGTATGATGCCCCTTCTCTAAAAAATTGAAGACTTGATGTATGGTCCACTAGGTGGTCGTTTTTGGTAAGTGTTCCATGAGTATTTGAGAACACATGTATTTTAGCTTTGGGATGTAACTAAAATTGTCTAAGTGGGCAATCTTATATTGTCCACTGGGTGAAACTTGTTGCTTTTGTTCAGATTCTGTgtatctttgcttatttttttcctctttgattctATTAATAATTGACAATATGTTGAAATCTCTCACTCCAATGGTAgatatgttcatttgtttcccCAAGCTggattcttcctttcttttcattccttcattccttccttcctttcttttcactttttatattttgagactATTTTCTTAGCTATTtggttaaaattattatttattctacaTCTTCTGAACAAATTAAAGCCTCTATTCCTAATAATGTTGTTAGCTGAAAGATTTGCCTACACATTTACCAATTTATCtgcccatattttctttttttaattggatgaaagcaaaaataaaaaggtgattgCAGTAATCTAAGTGAGAGATGGTATAGGTTTTAACTCAAATAGGTACAGTAGGTAAGAATATAATTAATGAATCTAAGATTTGTTTTAGAGGTAGaaaaattcagtgttttgtttgtgtagtggaggtgggggtgcaaAAGGAGAAATCAAGGGTGACTCATAGTTTTCTGGCTTGAGTAACATGATAGGTGAGGAGCCCTTTACTGACCAGTAGATTATAGGGAAAGGAACAGATATGGAGATAAATGAAGCATTTTGAGTATTTTAGGTTTGAGAGGCCAATTAGATACCCAGATGAAGATGTCAGCTGATATTTGGCTGGACAGATAAATTTGGGAGTCATTAGCATATTGATGGTATTTAAGGCCAATAAGGATCGATAAAATCATCTAAGGAGAGAGTGTAGAGAGAACAGAATCTAATGCAACTTTGGGGAAGAGCAGTATTTAGAAAGATGACAACTCCAGAATTACTTTAGTGTAGAGACGTCTGGGCTGCCCTCTGGTTACAAAAAGAGGTTTGTGgcttatttatagaaatatgctGTATTTACTTAGATTGAATGTTTATTGGAGGTAGTAAGGGAAGAGAGAGGCTACTATAGGTGGGCCTTTCTTGCAGCTCCCTCTTATGCCAGCCACtgtaaaaaggaggaaataagaaTAGAGGGTTATTTCCTCCACACTGCACTATTAAACTATATATGCATTCAAAAGTGTAGGGGAACCTGACCCAGTGTCACTTTTTCATAAGGGTGCAATGTTGCTAATAGTATTTCTGCATTATGGTATAACAAGATGAGCCCCTCTCCTGTTACTAATGAGAAGGAGGGCTTACTCTCCAGGAACTCCATTTGGCTATCTTCAGTGTTAATGCATACTGCGTTGAAACCTTGGGTGGGTGCCACACTGTGCTGGACTCTGTTTAAAGCTAGAGAGTGGAGAACACTGGTCTTTCCTGCTCCATCCAGGCCCAACACAAGGATCTGCTTATTCTTCTCCTgtgaaaacaaaaggcaaatcaATAAACCTATGCGACCAGGGCCTTGTTTTCCTGGCTCCTGGCTTCTGGCAGTGGGCTTGCCTGTGTTAGGACCCAATAATAATTGTGGAATTGTAAACCAGAGCAAAACTTCACAAAACCAGAGCAAAACTTCATGAGACATTTAAcatgtctaggggcacctggctagctcagttagtagagcatgggactcttgcttttggggtcatgagttcaagccccccattgggcatggagctcacttaaaaaaaagcttaataGATCCAGTTTGTATTTTATAATCAACCATTAGTTATGTGGTATTAATCATACCACATCCCTCCATCCTCCAACTAGAGAGGTGATAATCAGTCAAATATAGGCTTTATAtatagcctatatatatatatatatatatatatatatatatatatatatatatcataggaGGTACCATAGATTACAGGATCAATTTTCAGACTTCACTTTGCTTCTTGAGTTTATATCCACTGGGGATTGCACCAGAATTTCGTTTTTTGTTTGGGATCTTGGGACCTCTAAGGTTCAAGTACTAACTATGCCATTCAGCATGTAAGCCATCTAAGGTCTCATATTAttgatctgttttcttttgcCAATTAGATCACTAATTAGATTAAAAGATTTTAGGGCAAGATTCCCCTtgtatactttttaatataaatatcatgATTAAATGAAAAGGGCTAAGGTTATAGAAATTGTTAAATTGGTTCCAATCACAAATGAACACTTATTTTAGAACCTGATGTTAAATCTGTCGAACTTGACATAAGCTTTAAAAAGgagcattccaaaaaaaaaaaaataataaataaataaataaataaataaataaaaaataaaaagaagcattccatcaacatacaaaaattagaaatttttatgaCAGGTGATTGAGagacaagaaagcaaaaaagcaaaaaaaaaaaaaaaagagagagagacaagaaagcTGGGCTGGTATGAAAAGTTCAGAGTGCTCAGAAAGGTGGCTTTTAGTGTGCAAAATTTAATATGAACAGTAACAAATGACCAACAATACATTAGTCAGATTTGCCACAGGAATTAAATTCTACTGCCTGGGAACCTGGGTTGCttagttgttgagtgtctgcctttggttcagattgtgatcccagagtccttgtatcaagtcccacgtcaggctccccatggggaacctgcttctccctctgcctatgtctctgcctctctctctgtgtatctcatgaatgaataaataaaatctttgaataaagAATTTTACTTCCCAAACTGCCTATTGAAGATGTTTCTCATGCACAAAACACATAATTGTCTTCAATGACATTGGTTTAGAAATAACAACAATCATTTACATTTATACTTGAACACTAAATGCTGACATGAGACTTAGACTGGGTTTCAGAAGgcaaaaagtgaattttttttcactgtcccacattttctttttttgaaaataagatcTGTGTGAAAGTAAGACGTTTGAAGGTCTGGTCTAATAGGGTCTTATATAGAGAACGTGATTTATGAAAACTGTCTCATGAATAACAGAATTAGAAAAAGTACATGTTTGTTTTTGGAGTTCTTAATGCCTCTTAAACCAAATGGTAGTTCTATAGTTATTTCCTATCTCCATCCCCATTTCCTCCCATCTGCATCTAGATGTTATAGTGTCCTTCTGGGAGTGTGATGGTGAGGAAGAGTGACTTGATGGACAGAGAATACTTCATAGAATGATTTAAAATTGCATGCTATAAAGTAAAGGTGGGCCCAAGAAATGGCTGTAAGGTCCACACCTTGTGCCCTCCTTACTGTCTCCACTCAAGGCTACCCCAACATATTTCATCAACTCCAAGATGCACTCCTCCCcctattttaacatctctgaaatgagGATTTTACAATTCATGGTACatcatttttgagagagagagagagagacaatgcaCTTGTGAGAGCAAGGAtggagggagtggcagagggagagggagagagaatctcaagcagactccccttgagctgggagccccaggtggacttgatctcagaatccagagatcatgacccaagccaaaattaagagtcagatgcttaaccaactgagctacccaagtatGTCATAGTTTGATTGGCAGCATGTTTTTTTCTCAGTGGTGATAAAATAATGGTATCTGAGATCCTATGAAATATGAGTAAAAACCGTTCCTTACTCTTTCCAACCACATGGCCGTCCCTACTCTATGCTATATAGAAATTCCACAGTCACTGATGTTtgtcattttacttaatttttttagcaaCACGCAggctaaaatacatttttcatgtttatcaTCTCTTAAGAAAAACTAGGATTATGGTTAAGCCAAAAGTCCTGACACAATTTGTGATTTTGAACACCAATGTTCCCTGTCAAAAGTCATTCTTTTAATGATACCTGGATCTATAATAATCTGTGTTTTATCAGAGATCAAATAGGAGTCAATAATTCAAATTGTTTAGAACCTGAAAGCAGCTGTGAGCTCAGGAACACCAGGAGCAAGAAGCCTATTAAGTTGATCCAAACAATGTccgttttttccctttttatcctTCACCCCCTCAATTTTTTAACTctggtaaaatacacatagtataaaatttactatctcaCCCATTATtaagcatacaattcagtggtattaGATACATTCACAGCGCTGTGCAACCACCACCCCCATCCATCTCCGTAACTTTTCATCTTGTAAGAAACTCTGTAGTCACTCATTCCCCCattctccccgccccctccccaccctcagcctGCAGCAACCACCAGTTCTGCTCCTCGCGATTCCGACCGCTCTGGGCACCTCGTATAAGTGGTAGAATAGGGGCCTCTGTGATCGCGGGGCCTGGTTTCCGAGACGTCTCCGCTAAAACCTTGCGGCCATTCCTCTGGGCGCTGCTGGTCCGAAAAACGATGGAAGCAGTGACCCCAAGGAGGTCCGGCCCCCAAACACAGCGCGCACGAACCCCGGAACCCCGCGCGTCGTGCCCCGGGACGCAGGGTCGGGAAGGGGCTCGGACAGAGCCGGCTAGCGCCtcgggccgggggggcggggggggggggggtcgggacgcccgaggggcgggggggcggggcgacgggagggcgggcggggccggggaagGCGCTGGCGCCGGTTAAAGGTCTGTCCCGCCGCTGCCATCCTCCGGGGACGCCGCTTCCCTCCCGCGCGGCCGCGGCGCCGGTCCCTTACCGGCGGCTCCAGCGGGGGCCTCGCCAAGGCGCCGTTGTCCTTCTCGGTCTCCTCTGGTGTCCCCTTAGGTTGCTCCTTCTCTTTCACCGTCTCGcgctctttcctcttttcctcctctttaccgttacttttctcctccttccctttctctctccccttttccttttcctttcccttcactttctccttctccacctccttctttttctcctttcctttttcccgAATTTTCTCTTTCTCCGGCTCCTTgcccttcttcttccccttctccatccTTACCGCCCCAACTCCCTTCCCTCCGAGGGCGCGCCCGCGCGCGGGAGACGGGCCCTGGGTCCCGGCAGGTGCGACCCCGCGGCGCAGACAAGCCCGCGGTCACGACGCGGCGAggcccctcccagggctgccGCCGGGCATCTCCCGCCCGCTAGCGGGGGCTGCGGCGCCGCAGGCTCGCCGAatccggggcgggggcgggggcgggggcggggcggagctaCAGGAAGCGCGGACCCCGGCAACCGCGGGGGGCAGCCGCCGGGGAGGCGGGAGAGCCCCGCGGGGCTCACCTCCCGGGCAGGGAAAAGCGCCCAAGGCGACACTTCCTTGGGAGGCCGCACTACGGCACGATCCCCTGGGGTCGGTCGCGGTGTCTCAGGCCTTCGAGGCCGGCCCAGGTCCTGGCGGCTCACCTCTCCCACATCACCCCAAAGCCGCCGGCCCACCTGCCTCCCACGGGAAGAACCCTTGAGCCAAGGTCCAGGGCGTCCCAGAGGGTTCCCCGCCTCTCCCGGCCAGCAGCGTTGCCTATCTTCCCGCCCTCCGTCTAGTGTTAACGCCTTAGGAGAGCCTAGAGGCCGGTATCCAGGAACcttaaggaaagagaagagtggAACGGTTGCCTAATCTTAAATTCCCGCTACATGTAGCTTAAACAAAGATTACCTGGAGATTAAATCAGCAGTCGGCCGCAACACGGATCCTAGTAATGCTGGGTATTAAAACTACAGCTAAACAAAACGGTCACCACCCAATGTTCTCACGTCAGGTACCCACGGAGCTTTTCAAAGGTGGTGTAACACTTCTTAAACTGGTTAAGTGTACGGATGGTTCTTTTTATTGTTATGGatagttctttttattattttgttaaactGCACTCAAGAATATATTTCACAATCTAACGAAATTGTCTTAATGCAATAAACAGACTTTCCTCATCAGATCCACCGTTCAAAAAGACTTTTGAGTGATCTAAGTTTTTAAGCTTAGCAGTTTACAAGCAGCCTTGAAAATGCTGTGCTTATACTAACTTAAAAATTGTTTACTCCTCAATTTGTTTATAGACACATATAAACATCACGAATTGTCAGTGAAGTTACAACTAATTTCTCTTAGTCCCATCAGATTAGTTTTGTAGCTCTGCAGGAGGGGCAAGAAGCAATTTTAGATTTTCTGCCTAAAAAATTCTTAGGTATACCAAGTAAGTCCCCAGTAAGATGCCAACACCCAAAACACCTTAATCCATACTCACtgctagaatattttattttaaaatgtaccacAGTGAATAGATGTATCCATATTGGCTTTTATAAatgtaccacacacacacacacacacacacacacacacacacacatatatatatacacacaaagtaTATATGTCATTGATTAAAGATCTGTCCAAAAGAAATAGTTACTAGAAAATTAATGTAGATGTTTATGCTTCATTTGACAATTATGACTTATTTAAACTGAGGTCTCAGTTGCTTAGTAATGACTGGTAATAACAATGGCTAGCAATTACAATGACCAAATAGAGAAATGTATTTCACTCTTGGTGCCTTGGGTCAAAGTTTTCAATGATGGGTATTTCACCAAAATTCTATAGCTCAGTTAACCCAAAAATGATTATCCTTCACCACAGAAATTTAATGGAATCCTGAACAACAAATTTATGAACAATTATTCCTGTAATGGGGTATATATTCAGAAGGATTAAGTATATCACTCTTACCAAAAGATAATTCTCAAAAAGTATTATGCCATAATAAATCATTCATATCTGAGGGTCTCATTTATATGTTACTGAAGATTCTGATTATGCTCAACAGAAAGGCAGCACCACATTTCTTACTCTTGTAAAGgaggaaagctttttaaaatatatctttgaagAAGTTTCGATAGATATGTTCAGAGTCCAACACAGCAGCACTTTATTAACAAGGATGAAGTAATATGATCACAAGGAAATACTCAAAGTCTAAATTCAATGCTATCTGGGCAGTACAAAATGAATACTAACAAGGGTGGGCATCCCAGCATGTCTGTCTCAGAGCTGTTCAATGGGAAAGTGGCTTGCAAGCAAGAAGACCAGAGCAACACTGACACCAGACTGAATGTACAATACTTCATTACTTTGAGAAGGGTAATGAATAGTTGTACCCCAAATGACGAAGGCGAGTCATTTTAGTATCTGTTAATGGGGCGAACAGTTCTGTTAAGTTCTAATAATGCCCACTATTGAACTCTGGAGGGTTTCCCCTCTACCTCAAAAGTCAATGTTCATGCTCTTGACAGGGCCGTGAAATCTTTCTGATTGAGACACTCCAAACCCATCTGACCTCAGAACACTGGGTCTAAGAGTCAACTTCTTGCAACACTGCTACATTTTCCTTGAGTTCTTTAATGCTAAATCAGCATAATGTTATCATAATGTGAAAACAAAATGGGGTGCAGAGGAGtcctaatttatatatatgtgtatatgtgcgtatatatgacacacacacatttcattaCTATTTATATAGTATGTGTATTCGGTATCCcatactccaggatcacatgacAGGATGTATGGTTAAAACTGGTGACATTTACTTTAGTTTTCCTGTGGTCATTCATATAATGAAGTGAAGAACACCAGTGTGTAATAAGGTCCCTTTTTATCACATGATATCTCTAAGCAGATACTTGGAATGCTCAGAAGATTCCACTTTCAGTCTCCTAAGGCCTCCTAAGACATAATTTAAAGTGGGATTTGATATGAACAAGTATCTTCAGACTCTAGTTGAAACAGAAGTAGTTTCTGTTTAAATCCTAGGAAACTCTGGATAACATGCATTGTTGGTGAAACTGAAAAAAACACCAGATCACagcacacaaagagaaagaatgcaACAGAGATCAAGGTGGAAAAATGCCCAATTTTGAGTCCTTATCATCTGTGCAAAGCTGGATGGTAAAGTAGGCCAAGTCTGAGTAGGCAGAGTTTGAGGAAGATGTTTTCCTGGGGGATGtgcaagaaaataatttcatgaaaacatggggatgggagaggggagTAGCTCTGTGCTTCTTGCTGTGTTACCTTTATTGTGTTCCTAGTGTCAGTGAGACTAAAAATAGCCTGAAAACAAGAATGCTTTAATCACCAGCCACCTTTtccacctttcttctttttctgttgctgtttcttttttgttgctggaGCCCCTGCAGGTTTCT
The Vulpes vulpes isolate BD-2025 chromosome 2, VulVul3, whole genome shotgun sequence genome window above contains:
- the ARL9 gene encoding ADP-ribosylation factor-like protein 9, with product MEKGKKKGKEPEKEKIREKGKEKKKEVEKEKVKGKEKEKGREKGKEEKSNGKEEEKRKERETVKEKEQPKGTPEETEKDNGALARPPLEPPEKNKQILVLGLDGAGKTSVLHSLALNRVQHSVAPTQGFNAVCINTEDSQMEFLEIGGSEPFRSYWEMYLSRGLLLIFVVDSADHNRLPEAKKHLHQLIGTNPILPLVVFANKQDLEAAYRITDIHEALALSEVGNDRKMFLFGTQVTENGSEIPSVMQDAKDLIAHLAADMQ